Proteins found in one Nocardia brasiliensis ATCC 700358 genomic segment:
- a CDS encoding DUF3566 domain-containing protein: MTTPNQPNDERHQTNGVTERIAPSPIPPRPIPRPVSSAENGQQGGGQPNGGPPNGGQPGGAQSPQGQQGGQPHGGQPGGARPGGPQAGGHQGGGPSTGGPQGGQPREMHDQQGDFANKQSGPEQVPGQGGQEAFDQTVRMNNSESGAPESGDQSGGNGGGQSSFQEGWSQLPQREPQSNLYRPGQAPVTGRPSGSGGGGGLGGGVTNARTTADLAAKAARKEAAMVKSVGIDGPTRSIARPELIKDMPDLSEIRHPLPPSAPETTGPQTPISPAVPVAVAAAVATGEPLRATVQIRRIDPWSTLKISLVISVAMFFVWMLAVGLLYIVLEGMGVWERLNNTFTDMVSQDSGSVGLIDAGTVFGYAGVIGLINVVLFTALGTVGTFIYNQCCDLVGGIQVTLADPD, from the coding sequence TTCCGCCGCGGCCGATCCCACGGCCGGTCTCCTCGGCAGAGAACGGGCAGCAGGGCGGCGGGCAGCCGAATGGCGGCCCGCCGAACGGCGGCCAACCGGGTGGTGCGCAGTCGCCGCAGGGCCAGCAGGGCGGGCAACCGCACGGTGGTCAGCCGGGCGGTGCGCGGCCGGGCGGGCCGCAAGCCGGTGGTCACCAGGGGGGCGGGCCGTCGACAGGCGGTCCGCAGGGCGGACAGCCCCGCGAAATGCACGACCAGCAAGGCGATTTCGCGAACAAGCAGTCCGGCCCCGAGCAGGTGCCCGGTCAAGGCGGCCAAGAAGCGTTCGACCAGACTGTCCGCATGAACAACTCTGAGTCCGGTGCACCCGAGTCCGGGGATCAGTCCGGCGGCAACGGCGGTGGCCAATCGTCGTTCCAGGAAGGGTGGTCGCAACTTCCGCAGCGGGAGCCGCAGTCCAACCTGTACCGGCCCGGCCAGGCACCGGTGACCGGACGCCCGAGCGGCTCCGGCGGCGGCGGCGGTCTCGGCGGTGGCGTCACCAACGCGCGCACCACCGCGGACCTCGCCGCCAAGGCGGCCCGCAAGGAAGCGGCGATGGTGAAGTCCGTCGGCATCGACGGACCCACCCGCAGCATCGCGCGCCCCGAACTGATCAAGGACATGCCCGACCTGTCCGAGATCCGGCACCCGCTGCCGCCGTCGGCGCCCGAGACCACCGGCCCGCAGACCCCGATCTCGCCCGCGGTGCCCGTCGCGGTCGCCGCCGCCGTCGCCACCGGCGAACCGCTGCGCGCCACCGTGCAGATCCGGCGCATCGACCCGTGGTCCACGCTGAAGATCTCGCTCGTCATCAGCGTCGCGATGTTCTTCGTGTGGATGCTCGCGGTCGGCCTGCTCTACATCGTGCTCGAAGGCATGGGCGTGTGGGAGCGGCTGAACAACACCTTCACCGACATGGTGTCCCAGGACAGCGGGTCGGTCGGCCTCATCGACGCGGGCACGGTCTTCGGCTACGCCGGCGTCATCGGCCTGATCAACGTCGTGCTGTTCACCGCACTCGGCACCGTGGGCACGTTCATCTACAACCAGTGCTGTGATCTAGTCGGCGGCATCCAGGTAACCCTGGCCGACCCCGACTAG
- a CDS encoding alpha/beta fold hydrolase encodes MAEITESARPAWVDDSLFPFESRFVQIDGHTVHYVDEGSGPTLLLLHGNPTWSFLWREVIRALRADFRCIALDYPGFGLSTAKPGYGFLPEEHADVVTAFVDALDLDGVTLVGQDWGGLIGLAAVQRRPGAFDRLVLANTWAWPVNGVFHFEYFSRIFGGPPGRFLARHLNFVVNVFVPLGHKRRKPTAAEMAHYRRPMNTPERRKATAVFPRSVLSSRAFFAELAAGHANIAHLPTLIVWGDADIAFRPQERERLETTFPDHKTVIVKGAGTYVESDAPEEFITAFRDWIAAKP; translated from the coding sequence AGAGTGCGCGACCAGCATGGGTCGACGACAGCCTGTTCCCGTTCGAGAGCCGTTTCGTCCAGATCGACGGGCACACCGTGCATTACGTCGACGAGGGGTCGGGCCCCACTCTGCTACTCCTGCACGGCAATCCGACCTGGTCGTTCCTCTGGCGCGAAGTGATCCGCGCCCTGCGCGCCGACTTCCGGTGCATCGCCCTCGACTACCCGGGCTTCGGATTGTCCACGGCGAAGCCCGGTTACGGCTTCCTGCCAGAGGAACACGCCGACGTGGTCACCGCGTTCGTGGACGCACTCGACCTCGACGGCGTCACCCTGGTCGGGCAGGACTGGGGCGGGCTGATCGGCCTGGCCGCAGTGCAGCGACGGCCGGGCGCCTTCGATCGGCTGGTGCTCGCCAACACCTGGGCTTGGCCGGTCAACGGCGTCTTCCACTTCGAGTACTTCTCCCGCATCTTCGGCGGACCCCCGGGCCGCTTCCTGGCCCGGCACCTGAACTTCGTCGTCAACGTGTTCGTTCCCCTGGGCCACAAGCGGCGCAAGCCGACAGCCGCCGAGATGGCCCACTACCGCCGACCGATGAACACTCCGGAGCGCCGCAAGGCCACCGCGGTGTTCCCGCGCAGCGTCCTGTCCAGCCGCGCCTTCTTCGCCGAACTCGCGGCGGGTCACGCGAACATCGCCCACCTGCCGACCCTGATCGTCTGGGGTGACGCCGACATCGCCTTCCGCCCCCAGGAACGCGAACGCCTGGAAACCACCTTCCCCGACCACAAAACCGTCATCGTCAAGGGCGCCGGCACCTACGTGGAGTCCGACGCCCCCGAAGAATTCATCACCGCATTCCGCGACTGGATCGCGGCAAAGCCCTGA